The DNA region CAAGGTCGGCCTGAACGACGTCAACGCCTACTGGGACGGCTCCTCCGTCTCGATCGGCCACAACAACGCCAACGAGTGGATCGCCTCGATCGACGTCGTCGGCCACGAGTTCGGCCACGGCATCGACCAGTTCACCCCCGGCGGCGCCAACAACGAGAACGGCCTGGGCGAGGGCACCGGCGACATCTTCGGCGCGCTGACCGAGGCCTACGCCAACGAGCCGTCCCCGTACGACAGCCCGGACTACACCGTCGGCGAGATGGTCAACCTGGTCGGGCGCGGCCCGATCCGCAACATGGCCAACCCCTCGCTGGTCAACGGCGACCCGAACTGCTACTCCTCCTCGATCCCGAGCACCGAGGTCCACGCGGCCGCCGGCCCGCTGAACCACTGGTTCTACCTGCTCGCCGAGGGCTCCAACCCGGGCGGCGGCAAGCCCACCAGCCCGACCTGCAACAGCTCCACGATCACCGGCGTCGGCATCAAGGACGCGGGCCGGATCTTCTACGGCGGCATGCTGCTCAAGACCAGCGGCATGACCTACAAGAAGTACCGGACCACCACCCTGACCGCCGCCAAGAACCTCGACCCGACCTGCAACCTGTTCAACCGCACCAAGGCGGCCTGGGACGCGGTCAGCCTGCCCGCCCAGAGCGGCGAGCCGACCTGCAACGTGACGGGCCCCGAGTTCAACATCACGCTCACCCCGAGCTCCGGCTCCGTCCAGCCCGGTTCGTCGACCAGCGCGACGATCAACACCTCGGTCGTCTCGGGCGGCGCGCAGACGCTCAACCTGACCGCCTCGGGCGCCCCGAGCGGTGCCACCGCGACGGTCACCCCGTCCTCGGTGCAGAGCGGCTCCTCCGCCACGCTGAACATCACGACGTCCTCGTCGACGGCGCCCGGCAGCTACGTCATCACCGTGACCGCCGCCGGTGCCACCACCCACACCACGCAGTACACGCTGACCGTGGGCAGCACCAACCCCAACCCGAACGCCCCTGACATCAGCGTCGCCAACGTCCAGGCGCACCTGAGCCAGTTCAACACCATCGCCTCGCAGAACGGCGGCAACCGCCGCACCGGCACCGCCGGGTACAGCCAGTCGCTGGCCTACGTGAAGGCCAAGCTCCAGGCGGCCGGCTACACCGTCACCGAGCAGACCTGCTCCACCTGCACCTACACCGCCAACAACCTGATCGCCGACTGGCCGGGCGGCCCGGCCGACCAGGTGACCATGTTCGGCGCGCACCTGGACGGCGTCTCGGCCGGCCCGGGCATCAACGACAACGGCTCCGGCTCCGCCGTGCTGCTGGAGACCGCGCTCGTCCTGGCGCAGCAGAACCCGACCATGAGCCGGCACGTCCGGTTCGCCTGGTGGACGGGCGAGGAGCAGGGCCTGCAGGGTTCGAAGCACTACGTGAACCAGCTGAGCTCCACCCAGCGCAGCGCCATCAAGGGCTACTACAACTTCGACATGGTCGGCTCGCCCAACGCCGGCTACTTCATCAACAACGTCAACTCCGCCACCTCGGCGCCGATGAAGGCGTACTGGGACTCGCTGAACCTCCAGCCGGAGGAGAACGTCGAGGGCCAGGGCCGCTCGGACGACGCCTCGTTCCAGTCGGCCGGCATCCCGACCTCGGGCTACGCGGCCGGCGCCAGCGCCACCAAGACCTCGGCGCAGGCCACCAAGTGGGGCGGCACCGCCAACCGGGCGTACGACTCCTGCTACCACTCGGCGTGCGACACCACCAGCAACATCAACGCCACCGTGCTGGACCGCAGCGCCGACGGCGTCGCCTACACCCTGTGGAAGACCTCGGTCGGCAGCGGGCCCATCCCGACCAACGACTTCTCGGTCGCGGTGAACCCGGGCAGCGGCACGGTCAAGCCCGGTGAGTCGACCAACGCGTCGGTCTCCACCCAGACCACCTCCGGCTCGGCCCAGACGGTGAACCTCACCGTCACCGGCGCCCCGTCCGGTGTGACGGCCTCGGTCAGCCCCTCCTCGGTGCAGTCCGGCGGCTCGGCCACGCTGAGCGTCTCGGTCGCCTCCTCGGTGGCGCCCGGCACCTACAACCTGACCGTGACGGGCGCCGGCTCGGTCAGCCACTCCACCTCCTACTCGCTGGTGGTCGCCAACGACCCGGGGCCGGGCAACGGCACCTGGGCGGCGGGCACCACCTACAAGGCCGGTGACACCGTGACCTTCAACGGCGTCAGCTACCGGTGCCTCCAGGGCCACACGGCCCAGGTCGGTTGGGAGCCCCCGATCGTCCCGGCCCTCTGGCAGCAGATCTGAGCGGACCGGATCTGTTCCGGGAACGGGACACAGGCGGTGCCGCGGTTCGTCGAGGGGGACGAACCGCGGCACCGCCGCCGTCGTTCCGGGCTCCGGTCCGGACGGCGAAGGGCGGCCGGCGGGATCCCCGAGAGACCAACCCGGCCCCACCGGTCCGGCGTCCACCGCTCGGAGCGTCCACCGCTCCGGCGGCCACCGGTCGGAGCGCCCACCGGTCGGAGCGCCCACCACCCCCTCCCGGCTGACGTAGAGTCAGCGCGGACCGGACGGCGGTCCCCGACCGAGGAGGCACCCGTGACCACCACCGCGCACCCCGGCCCCGGCCCCGACCGCGCCCCCTCCACCCCCTCCGCCGAGCCCTCGCCCGAGGCCCGGCCCGTACCCTCGCCCGTGCCGGAACTCCCCGCCGAGGCGGTCGAGGAGTGGCGCACCGAGGAGGCCGAGCTGGTCGACCTGCTGGCCCGCGCCCACCGCCGCCTCGGCGGCGTCGCCGCGTTCCGGATCGGCCCCCGCCCCACCGTCCTCGTCACCGACCCGGAGGCCGTCCAGCACGTGCTCGGCCGCCACCCCGAGCGGTACGTCAAGCGCTCCCACCGGGCCCGGATGCTCACCGGCGAGGGCGTCCTGTCCGCCACCGGCGAGGCCTGGAAGCGCCAGCGCCGCATGCTGCAGGCCCAGTTCACCGGCACCGGGATGCGCCGCCACGAACAGCGGATC from Kitasatospora sp. NBC_00458 includes:
- a CDS encoding M28 family peptidase; protein product: MKRRLLTAGTTLAVLAGMLTATAVGQAAADPGPTAVAPPSALTAAVNAADQAAAAGLDALAKGPGESYERQSVTPWLAGLYSVAYERTYKGLPVVGGDAVVIADGQGKVRGSQSASSAPIGVPTTPLVSAANAEKTARTKLATVDGVQSRRLVVRVKDGVSRLAWETVLTGRTATAPSTLHVFVDARSGEVVDSYDDVRAGTLNSKWNGPSPVTITTSGSGSSYSLRDASRPGLTCADYSTGQVFTKSSDSWGNGTSTSKETSCGDVMFAAQKEWDMLRDWLGRNGHNGNGGSWPVKVGLNDVNAYWDGSSVSIGHNNANEWIASIDVVGHEFGHGIDQFTPGGANNENGLGEGTGDIFGALTEAYANEPSPYDSPDYTVGEMVNLVGRGPIRNMANPSLVNGDPNCYSSSIPSTEVHAAAGPLNHWFYLLAEGSNPGGGKPTSPTCNSSTITGVGIKDAGRIFYGGMLLKTSGMTYKKYRTTTLTAAKNLDPTCNLFNRTKAAWDAVSLPAQSGEPTCNVTGPEFNITLTPSSGSVQPGSSTSATINTSVVSGGAQTLNLTASGAPSGATATVTPSSVQSGSSATLNITTSSSTAPGSYVITVTAAGATTHTTQYTLTVGSTNPNPNAPDISVANVQAHLSQFNTIASQNGGNRRTGTAGYSQSLAYVKAKLQAAGYTVTEQTCSTCTYTANNLIADWPGGPADQVTMFGAHLDGVSAGPGINDNGSGSAVLLETALVLAQQNPTMSRHVRFAWWTGEEQGLQGSKHYVNQLSSTQRSAIKGYYNFDMVGSPNAGYFINNVNSATSAPMKAYWDSLNLQPEENVEGQGRSDDASFQSAGIPTSGYAAGASATKTSAQATKWGGTANRAYDSCYHSACDTTSNINATVLDRSADGVAYTLWKTSVGSGPIPTNDFSVAVNPGSGTVKPGESTNASVSTQTTSGSAQTVNLTVTGAPSGVTASVSPSSVQSGGSATLSVSVASSVAPGTYNLTVTGAGSVSHSTSYSLVVANDPGPGNGTWAAGTTYKAGDTVTFNGVSYRCLQGHTAQVGWEPPIVPALWQQI